The genome window atgtcaactacagaactaagccaacctcagcgtgagctttggttgtgaatggtatgaactttgaactcttattcactaaagaagtgagacatcctagccgttgagttagcaacagcagctgtaaacgtgggctaggaaaggatggacgacgtatccagtctaacacaaaACGACGATACTAtgacgtatccaatttaccaccagagattcttccgaggacaggaagatctctgttggccaacacggccagcatctacgaccaacctacagaagcgcagctcagagtaaatatttattgcattttccttttccaaatgggcggtaatttagaatgcataagatactgtatttacgatagcacagcttctccctttgttcctcagtcttcctgctctttcattcaagcccatccccctctctttgtataacaagccatcatacaggttccgtccaccagggatgttttctgtatgacataatttgcattctgtgtatatgtaattctgtgtgattagttaggtatttagtaaataaataattaaacccaattttgtctTGCTGAtttaacttgttagccagggttcgtgaagataaccaagaatttacaactttcagatgagactgaaataaggtgacgattaatattgactgctattgatgtaaaatattactaggtctttcagagtttattcggaagataacagctctataaacacactttcgtggtgccccgactttctagttaattacatttacatgattagctcaatcaggtaatattaattacagagaaagtattttataggatagcatgtcatatcacttaatccgccatagccaaagacacgacagtggccttccctataagcatgctgaaagtctgttcatttgttttctgtaaaataacattgtatttgGTGACATGGGGACAAGCACAGAGTGGGGAAGGATAGACAACCACAATACAGGAAGTCAAATGTAACACGCAACACAAACAAAATAAGAATGACAAAGCATGTTAAACAGTAGCAAACAAATTCAATCTCCAACTGATCAGTCCTATCTTTGACCAAACTACTCCCAACATGTAAATTGAGATGGTAGAGATGGTGACAAACAAGTATGTACATCAAGCAGCTACAAGGAGATACATACTGTAGCTATTGTCATTCAGCCACTTATAACTTTAAAATCAACCGCTCCCTGGATGTCTAATAATACCATGGCATGGATGGAAGGTGTTCCAATAAAATAAGAAGTGATAAGGCCAGTGGGCTACTAGGTACAGATACAGGCTGGTCTCATAGCCTAGAAGTAACATAGTAAACGATAATCCTGGACACTCAaatcagtatgatatgttacgtttggtatgattACAGAAgacaaaaggagggtggttggtaggGTGTATGATgtgaacatctagcaacccaaaggttgtgcgTTCTAATCTCAAGGACAACttgagcattttagctaattagcaattaCTTACATttgagctactttgcaactacttagcatgtaaattaacccttcccctaactcctaaccttaatcttaaaccctaacccctaacctagctaacattagtcaaaacaaattgtaattcgtagcATACGTATTGCAAATTTGTAATtgtatgaattgtaattcgtaacagcCTACCATACAAattggatgatggacatccacaaattaatacgaAATGTAACAATTTGAATGTCTCAGATTTTTGTTTACTATGTTATGTTTACCCCTGAGTCAAGGTTAACGGAAACGGAAACCTGTTTTCTCTGCTCATTTCCCTGCAGTGACAGAACCCTGATGACAAACAAGGGTCCAGCTCTACCATGAAATCCCCCTCATTTTGCCTCaggctcttcctcctcctcatctgccTGGCCCCTCTGTTCTTTCTGGTGGGACAGGGGAGTAAGGGTGGGCGGGGTCCAAACTCTGACAGAAGCCACAACATCACCATCCTGCTGTGGCACTGGCCCTTTGGCCCTTCCTACAATTTGGAGGGAGACGTGTGCTGGAACCGGTACCGTATCCCTGACTGCCGCCTGGTGGACCAGCGCTCTCTCTATCCCAGTGCTGACCTGGTGGTCTTTCACCACAGAGAGCTGATGAACGGCCAGGAGCGGCTGCCACTCCACCTCCACCGGCCGAGGCACCAGAAGTGGGTCTGGCTCTCTCTGGAGTCCCCTGACAACAGCAGATACCTGAAGCCCTTCAATAACGTGTTCAACTGGACCATGTCCTACCGCCGCGATGCCGATATCACCATGCCCTATGGTAAGCTGCTGCCAAAGAACTGTGATACTGGTAATGATAGCAGCACAGAAGACATCATTCCCAATAATAAGTCCATTCTGGCCTGCTGGGTTGTTAGTCACTATGAGCCTCAGCACAGCAGGAGCTTGGTGTACAAGAGCCTGAAAAGAAGCATCCCAGTGGAGGTGTATGGTCGCTTGAGAGGGAGTGTTTTGGCCTCCAGCGACCTGCTGCCCACCATCTCAAGCTGCTACTTCTACCTGTCCTTCGAGAACTCCATCTCCAAGGATTACATCACTGAGAAGCTCTGGCGGAACGCTTACCAGGCAGGGGCAGTGCCTGTGGTTCTGGGTCCACCGCCAGATGACTACATAGCTGTGGCTCCACCTAACTCCTTCATCCACGTTGAGAACTTTCCATCCACCAAGGAGCTGGGGAACTACCTCTGCCAGCTGCAACTGGACAAGGAGAGATATGCTGGGTACTTTGCGTGGCGGCATAGCTATCAGGTGAAATTGTATACAGACTGGAGGGAGAGGCTATGTAGCATCTGCCCTCAGTATCACAGCCTGCCTGCTCAGAAGGTTTACCATGACCTGGAAGCCTGGGTCAGGAAGTGAAACCACACCCACGGTTCACTTTGGCACCTCAGActttctgcatcccaaatagcacccttttccctatgcaGGTCGTTACATTTAACAAGGGCTCACAGggtctggtcaatagtagtgcactatacaaggGGAAACAGTGACATTTAGGACACCTTTTAAGAATGTTAAGATGGTCTTCTCTAGGACCAGCTCTTTTCACATAAATGGACATTTCAGCAATAAACCTCCCCACGCAACTGTGAGGAACAGGGAAAGTGGTTGAGCATTTATGGGTAATCGGTGTCACGATTAGCTGCACTGTTAAGCAATGTGTTACACATACTGCGTTTATATACACAATAGCATATTCACTGCAGAAGTCTCAAACATTAAGGTAACAATGTAGATTTAACACTAATGCTGCAGTGAAACCTTGTAACATGCACAACTCAGTATAAGAACCTCAATCGTAAAAAGAACCAAAGCAGAGAAGGTAAATGTTCAAGTTGGAATAATTGTTACAACAGGTTGGCATGGAAAATATTTAATTGTGTGGTGAAAAAGTTACATCTTAAGGTTGCGCCAGAGAAATAGCCAGAGTTTCAATAAATTATCAAATATGCTTTTATTTATAAACATGAGATTGTGTAAATATCTCTAGTCAAGAGATTTGAGTCACATACAAGATGAAGTCATTTCAACTACACATAAAGGCACTAGATTGTGCCTGCGCAGGATGGCCATTTCAGATTTGTTTTGATCAAGTTTGTGTACGAGTGGTGATGTAATCAGCGCTGTAACAGTGAAAACCATTAACAATACAGGTCCCTGATGATCATGTTAACATAAGTAACACATTGGTTAATCCCCTTACAGCAATGGCTACTATTAGATTAAAAACAGTTAGGCAACATATGCAATACAGACATGGGTAACAAACATGGCAGGATTTTTTTAAGACaatcaaaaaatgtatttgtatacTTCCACTATACCTTCTGGACAAGAATGCAAAGAATATTTAAAGAAATAGTAGGTAAAACAATGGTCATCTAATAGATAACCTCTGGACGAACTGCAGCAGTAAGACAGCACAAGGATATTCAagataaagaaaaaaaatctcatttttaaaatataaaaaaaaaaaaggtcagaCAACTTTGTGCAAAAGCATAATCTCACAGCAGATATTCAGAGCCAATCCCTCCCCATGGTGCAGGATGGAGCATTCAGTGCTGTGCAGATTACTTGTAGCTGAACTGGGTGGGAGGCAAGGCCCTAAACCGATGAACACTTTCAAATAGACCAGGAATTTGCAGCATTTCTTTACTGTATTCGCCTTTGATTGACTTCCTCCCCATTGTTGAGGAACTGGATACAGAGGACAACATCCTTGGTTGGGAGGGACTGGTGGAATGAAGAGGTAGATAATAGCCATGTTGGGTGGGAA of Salmo salar chromosome ssa01, Ssal_v3.1, whole genome shotgun sequence contains these proteins:
- the LOC106567339 gene encoding alpha-(1,3)-fucosyltransferase 7-like; translated protein: MKSPSFCLRLFLLLICLAPLFFLVGQGSKGGRGPNSDRSHNITILLWHWPFGPSYNLEGDVCWNRYRIPDCRLVDQRSLYPSADLVVFHHRELMNGQERLPLHLHRPRHQKWVWLSLESPDNSRYLKPFNNVFNWTMSYRRDADITMPYGKLLPKNCDTGNDSSTEDIIPNNKSILACWVVSHYEPQHSRSLVYKSLKRSIPVEVYGRLRGSVLASSDLLPTISSCYFYLSFENSISKDYITEKLWRNAYQAGAVPVVLGPPPDDYIAVAPPNSFIHVENFPSTKELGNYLCQLQLDKERYAGYFAWRHSYQVKLYTDWRERLCSICPQYHSLPAQKVYHDLEAWVRK